Part of the Kryptolebias marmoratus isolate JLee-2015 linkage group LG20, ASM164957v2, whole genome shotgun sequence genome, cagctagcgcGCTACTTGTGCTACCCCAAAATTCTATGTAACTAACCTGTAACGCAAActtgacagcagtgtaaaggtttataaaatagcttttgcatGAATCAGATTGAGATTTTTGTGATTGGAATTGTTCCAATCATGAATACTATGTATTCATAACAGTTTCACAAAACCtttcccactttaaaagatctgaactgtcgcTTTACCATTTGACGTAGAATTAGGAGagcaaaacagaacataaagagCAGTGAATATAGGTCAGGTCACCAAAACTCAACACAACCTGATTATGGTAATTACGCATGCCAAAAAATTGAAACAAGTTGGTAATTGTTTCAAAATGAATGATGACTgatggatttttaaacattgtttttgtctaaacagTAAATCCTCTGatagctaaaatgaaaaaaatgaaaaaaattgtcAGAATTGTCACATTTTTGAAAGGCAGTATTTTATCCCATCTGAGAATCTAAAACTGAATGTTCCCAAGCAAAACTTCAAACAAGCCGATAAATGTCAAATTACTTCCAattagttcttctttttttaaaatcaaacaaacagccTAAAAGATGCTGGATAACGaccagtaataaaataattgtatGTGTTAGGACAGTTATCTCCCCAGAAAGTGTGCGGTTGTGTGTCTTTCAGGGAAAGACACGAGGATAAGGGGCTGTGTTTTATGGGGGATTAACAGGGATTAGCCTGTCAGACAAGACAGTTATCCATTTTATCACATCACCTTTTTTCCTTTATCAGCACACACAATGGGTCACGCACACatacaggaacacaaacacaaaagagacGAAACACAAggcaaaatattaaagaaagCCCCCACTTTGTGACACCCGGTGTTCTTGACCTGATTCGTACAATACTTATTACATAATAGAATATGGTTGTTTTCCAAACTACCTTTTGGTgcttaaatataataaaatgatgTCTCTGCTTAAACGCTCTTTGAGATGCTGGTTTCTGAAAAGAAGATTGGTCCCATTGCCGTCTGGCCAATGGCAACACTGCCCCCTATGGGTGAAAGCGGCAAAGACTGTCTCCTGTTGGACCCCATCAGTTGTGATGGGCTTTGAGTCTGTGTGACGATCTCCACTGAGATGCGAGGGCTGAAAGTGGGAGTGCAGGGGTGGTCTGAAGGAGGACACAGTCACGGCAAGTTGTTATGGTTCACCTCAGAACAGGAGAATATAattcatttattgtttcagcAGGCAGGAAGTCTGAGATGTGTCGGCAGATTCTTTTCAACAGTCAGTCAAATACACAGATGTTTACATGCATGTTTAAACCACTTCCAGGCATTAGACTCATCCAACTGGCAGTCCTGTCTCCAGCTGTCAACATTACTGCAACAAAAAGGGCAAACAGTAGTCAATGATGGGATCATTCTAGAAGTAATCTGCTAATAAAAGAAGGGTTTGCACTTGGTGTTACCTTGCTACTCAACTTGATCCAACCACGTACCGTAACTGGAAGAAACAGCAACAGTTCATAAATATTGCACGGACTTTTGGCAGTTTACTGCGCTTGAGGTGTTAATTGCTACAAAAGTGCTGTCTGCGCATAAGGCATGCAGTGTTTTGATCAGGATGTTGAAGCATTACCAACTTGATGTTGAGTCTATCTAGGTCAGCTGAGCAAGATGTGAGGCTGTCACCGTTCTGCAGCCTAAATAGGTCAGGTTAACGAGAGGGGGGTTTCAGCAAGCATCCCAAACTCCATCAGTTCTCACCACAAAACAACTTCAAGAACGCTGATGCTGTAAACCACTTGACCAATTGCCAGTTTAACAACGTCATGTTCTCACAGTTTCTGcggaagtctttttttttgccaacactGTGACACTTAAAAAAGCCAGATATGGGCAATGTTTTGTGCagtaaaagcacatttaaatatGCAATGAGGACTGAAGGTGAAAGCTTGAACTGAAATATTGGAGAGATCTATATGAAATCGTCTTTAGGTTAGAacttaacaacaaaacaatcaaccTGGAAAATGTAAACATAGCTTATCTATCTGAAACCCCTGGTGCAGGGGAGGGGGTTTACGTGAATCAAATGCATTGCACCAGTTCGATAAAGATACTCAGAAACCCACATGCCCTCATAGGGGCACTGCACAATGGCGTTTGAGGTGAACTCCTAATCTGAGGTCAAACCTTTGGTTTTGGCTGCAGTGATGCAATCGTGTACTTCCTGTCCTCATTTTATGAGCTACAGGTTACACAAGACACCACTAGAGCCGTAAGTATATAAAACCAAGCCGCAGTGATTTGTTTAGTAAGTTTTCTGCACATCCAACAAAATGACTCCCGGAGGAATCACCATGACGATCATTCTGCTCTTCTTCATAGTGGGAATACTCGGTCCGGCTCCGGCTGCCAGTAAGTTTTCCCATCACGTTTAACTGCTCAGTTCGAATCCTGAGAATATGATATCCTGTTCATGTCTTCGTTTAACTTTGATTTTCAGGTTTCCGCGCGAGGAAATCCTGTTGTACAAGATACCAGACGAAAGCAGTGCCCTTTGCCCGTATAAAGGGCTACAGGGAACAAAGCCCCTATGAAAACTGTCGCCTCTCAGCCATCATGTAAGACTCTTTACTTCAAGTAGTCTTTTGTAAAGTTTTGGTCAGTGAAAGTGAATTGGATTGAGATGGATTTATTTCTAATTactcaaaaaacaaatgctgataGTTGAGAGTTGTATTGGAGTTGCAGCTCtgcaaaagtatttttataattactttaaattctgtctcttaaaaatgaaacttttcatcAAGTTTTAGAGGTTTTGCAGTTTGAAATGTGTGGATTTTATGACTCTAACTCTAAACAGGCACACAATTatcataaaactttaatattttattgttataaaaGTCACTTAAATGTAGTAATAGCATGATGCatcaaataacaataaattgtcaaaaattaaacaaattatttctaCATAAATCCTCACTCATTTCAGCTAATTGGTTAAACTGAAtcaatttatttgaattttctgTAAAGGTTTTAAGTTGGTTAACACTGAATGCATTTTAggaaacttttgtttcttttgaaaagaaaatggcattGCAAAACCTCTAGAAATGAATCAAAAGAACTGaaattacacaaatattttccaGTCGGACAACTTGATTCCCTGAACATGTATCTGATCATGTTTTTCATCCAGTTTCTACACCATCAATAAACATGAGATTTGTGCGAATCCTcaggatgaatgggtgaagaGAATTCTGGCTCTACTCAGGTAGGAGACGCTTAATTTACAGTACcagctacatttttaaaatcaacctCAAGGTTCTCAACATGAATgtaggagttttattttagggaTGTGTTGATAAAGAACATCTCATTATTCTTTTAGCTCAAAGCTGAAGAGCATGGCCAAGACTACCGCGCATGCAAGAGAGGTAACGGGAAAACCCAAAACCACCCCAACGTATGAAGGTAGTGGAGGTTCCTTCAACACAACAGATGCCTTCGACAGTGAAGACTCTGAttagcaaaaaagaaaagaaaaaaacccacgaGTGATAATTTGAAAGAACAGAATCTGTGCtacaaaaatgtgaaagaacAGAATCtgtgctacaaaaaaaaaacaatataaagaaaAGATTGATAGAAAGGGGATTTGTCAAAGTATTTACCTCTTTCTCAATTTACATTTGCATTTACActttgctttttgcttcttCAGGCTCATTCACACTGATCCATTATCAAAACTCAAGGGCAACCTGAAAGGAGAGCTTTGAGATGACAACTTTAGGTTGCTTTATTGcttagaaaatgtttgaaaatgtctgtttttaaagttgttttttatcattttgccAGTTAAttacttacttacttttacTTCATTCAACTTATATGCTTAAAATCATTAATATCAACTCattaacaaataaatttttacagTGTTTCACTACTGTTGTTCATTTCATtgcatttatttcactttttagaACTCAGTCCTTCAGATGTGTGGTCTTGAGGATTGGGTCCAAACTCCTATTAAACCAGAGCATAGCGCAAACTGATCCACTGATTGAGTTTTTGTGCCTTTGTTTCCAAATATCTTTAATAACCTTGCCGTGCAACACATTTCTACTTTGTATCTTCAGATCTGTCAGTGAACGGACAACAGAAACCGAATGCTCTGGATGCTTTTGTGTTTCTCACACATCATGAGTGCTTGGTTCACTGAAAAGTAGAGAAAAGATGCAGCCAGCATATCTGCTGAAGGTGTCTGTAAAGCTTTCAGAGGCGGGTTCACCTCTGAGGTTTTGCAAATGCGTGACGCGactaggagttttttttttgttttttttttaaatttcagaccAACACTCAAAGGGGTTGGTGTTCCTGTCTGGCTGAAGCTGCGCtgcagtcattttaaagttCCCACTAGATGGCAGACTAAAGCTTTGGGGAAACCAAGCTTCAAAAGCAGTCATGTTTTTCAAATGTACATTAGTCTCCAATCCCGGTTGAAATTTTTGATTACAGAAGTGATTTTATTCCTTAAACACCACTGGTTGTCAATTTTGTCTGTATTACCAACTCTGAAACATACAGAGTCTGCATTAAAAAAGCTACGCACCTTCTAATCTAATTGCAGTGACAAAGTGACTTTACATTTCAGGAcattaaaatgacttaaaaagaGAATTAGACCAATATTGACTGAGGCATGTGAACCACAGctcacaaaaacaacttgaagtAAATATTGCAAAACCTGAAGGGAGTGAAGAGTGATTTAATAGAATTTAGATATTCaacaacagaaagaataattgTGTGTAAATAGAGATATTAAGAACCAGCAACTGCTTTTACTGGCGGTAGGCGACCTGGTAGGATGACTTCTGTAAAGATCGAATcctcaaagtaaaaacaaaccaacagaagcACAAGTTTATCAatgctgtgtaaatgtttttatttgcctaacaaaatcaataaaatgacaCTGTGCAGCCTGCAGGATAACAGTAGAAGAAAGGCTCCGTCCTCAAGCCTGAGACACTGGAGTCCGACTATAGTCAAACGCTGAAGCATCATGTGTTCCGAGAACTGTCACTATTCATGGAAAAAAGTCATGTAAAAATTTATCAAAGCAGCTAAAGAAATATCAAGATGACCTTCTTGCAGCTAAAGCTCAGTTACCCTATAAGATATCTGTGGATTTACcacaaaaagtcaaactaaaacaatctGCAGAGTGACTTCCACAAATCTGTCTGTCTCAAATGTCTTCTAACggatgtttaacattttatgtgtttgtccAGCAAGGACAAGGATAATTGGAAATCTCTGcaagtcatttatttcttttttttttaaactgcattcaTTTACAGCCTTCACTGACTGTAGATGAGGATCCAATAATGTAGAAAAATCAGGTCGGTTGACAAAGTTTACATGCTTTCCCCCTGCTTGTAAACCTGACAGTAaccatcaaataaaaaaatcaaacacaataGGAATAGATACATGACaaaatggtttattttgtttggttgtaaaCACAAGACAGCCTTCATATCTTACTCTGTGCTGCACATCAGGTACATTTTGCACCTTTGAGTCTCTGTGAAGCCTCATattaacaaatatataaataaacagcacAGGTGAGACATAGAGATACAACTAACAAATACATATTtgcaataataaatattaaatattgaaACCATTCCTaggcattttaaattattttaaattaataaagacGATGAGGAGTTCATTTTAAGATGTGGTGGTTGTAGTGGCAGGAGTAGTCTTCTTTAGTTTGCGAATGTgcctgtaaaaaacacaaacaatagacatttttttttagaataatggTTTGCATTGCATCATGTGGGAAAAAGAATCTGAAATTTGTTCTGATTGAAACTGTCaaaggcag contains:
- the LOC108239481 gene encoding C-C motif chemokine 20-like, which encodes MTPGGITMTIILLFFIVGILGPAPAASFRARKSCCTRYQTKAVPFARIKGYREQSPYENCRLSAIIFYTINKHEICANPQDEWVKRILALLSSKLKSMAKTTAHAREVTGKPKTTPTYEGSGGSFNTTDAFDSEDSD